A genomic region of Magnolia sinica isolate HGM2019 chromosome 6, MsV1, whole genome shotgun sequence contains the following coding sequences:
- the LOC131248621 gene encoding protein CANDIDATE G-PROTEIN COUPLED RECEPTOR 7, with amino-acid sequence MAISSPRIHFLVVLLVFLLSISLSRAEIRFSEIRSDGRSIIPFDEFGFTNTGRLELNVSRISFSNPNPDLSQLGFFLSTRDSWLHVLQEIQSGDITCALQSKVIRKVYIFDQLDPNTANTETSSFSTFHEEHEPGQFTLVFANCIGQLQVSMDIQSAMYNLDPQSGRRDYLSAGSTILPKVYFLFFVVYSSLAALWVFVLYKKRLTVFRIHFFMLAVLILKALNLVCEAEDKSYIKRTGSAHGWDVLFYIFSFLKGISLFTLIVLIGTGWSFLKPYLQDKEKKVLMIVIPLQVIANIAQVAIDESGPYAQDWITWKQVFLLVDVICCCAVLFPIVWSIKNLREAARTDGKAAVNLMKLTLFRQYYIVVICYIYFTRVVVYALQTITSYRFMWTSLVAGELATLAFYVFTGYKFRPEVHNPYFVIDDDEEEAAAEALKLEDEFEL; translated from the coding sequence ATGGCGATCTCTTCGCCTCGGATCCATTTCCTTGTTGTCCTCCTCGTCTTCctcctctccatctccctctccagAGCTGAGATCCGCTTCTCCGAGATCCGATCTGATGGCCGATCCATCATCCCCTTTGATGAGTTTGGATTCACCAATACGGGCCGCCTGGAGCTCAACGTCTCCCGCATCTCCTTCTCCAACCCGAATCCGGACCTTTCACAGCTTGGCTTCTTCCTTTCCACCCGGGATTCATGGCTGCACGTCCTTCAGGAGATCCAGAGCGGAGACATAACCTGCGCCCTCCAATCCAAGGTCATCAGGAAGGTATATATCTTCGACCAGCTCGATCCCAACACTGCCAACACCGAGACATCCTCCTTCTCCACCTTCCATGAAGAGCATGAGCCTGGCCAATTCACCCTCGTTTTCGCCAACTGCATCGGCCAGCTCCAGGTCTCCATGGACATCCAATCTGCCATGTACAATCTCGACCCCCAGTCGGGCCGCCGCGATTACCTCTCTGCGGGGTCCACCATCCTCCCCAAGGTCTACTTCCTCTTCTTCGTTGTTTACTCCTCCCTCGCTGCCCTATGGGTCTTTGTCCTTTACAAGAAGCGCCTCACCGTCTTCCGAATCCATTTCTTTATGCTTGCCGTCCTCATCCTCAAAGCCCTCAACCTCGTCTGCGAGGCTGAGGACAAGTCATACATCAAGCGCACCGGGTCCGCTCACGGGTGGGATGTTCTCTTCTACATCTTCAGCTTCTTGAAGGGGATCTCGCTCTTCACACTCATCGTCCTGATCGGGACTGGCTGGTCTTTCTTGAAGCCCTACCTCcaggacaaggagaagaaggtgcTGATGATCGTGATCCCGCTTCAGGTCATTGCCAACATTGCCCAGGTCGCAATTGACGAGAGCGGGCCGTACGCCCAGGACTGGATCACGTGGAAGCAGGTCTTCCTTCTTGTTGATGTCATCTGCTGCTGCGCCGTCCTGTTCCCAATTGTGTGGTCGATCAAGAACCTCCGAGAGGCTGCCCGCACTGATGGGAAGGCTGCGGTGAATCTCATGAAGCTGACCCTGTTCCGGCAGTACTACATCGTCGTGATTTGCTACATCTACTTCACGCGGGTTGTTGTTTACGCACTCCAGACAATCACGTCGTACCGGTTCATGTGGACCAGCCTTGTTGCGGGTGAGCTCGCCACGCTTGCATTCTATGTCTTCACTGGGTATAAGTTCCGGCCAGAGGTCCACAACCCATATTTtgtgattgatgatgatgaggaggaggcgGCTGCTGAGGCTCTGAAGCTCGAAGACGAGTTCGAATTGTGA